The Anolis carolinensis isolate JA03-04 chromosome 2, rAnoCar3.1.pri, whole genome shotgun sequence genome has a window encoding:
- the LOC100563312 gene encoding zinc finger protein 260 isoform X4: protein MTEKEVLSEPDPEFPDVIVKLEQEEEPWVLGHQRCEDSRIVQGTNSGHEQMKEDHLPWEIMNEVKTNDVSLGIAKGNISHYPKKAFVSVKEGRAERQQRNALEKQKGETLSCLGNETKNTGFQMRDHKPGRMLQKGRELFRHLDGEKRSAWKYYLITHRKRHPRGKLHACLVCGKKFFQRSRLMRHEINHTGEKLYPCSVCEKSFSQGSHLIRHERIHTGEKPYPCSVCGKKLSRKVLLMRHEKIHTGEKPCKCCVCGNSFCQSSGLIAHRITHTGEKSHVCLVCEKGFSYKAKLVRHEQTHMREKPCTCSVCDKMFSQCSGLLQHERIHASEVPYTCSVCGESFSRKDCLLGHEGIHTAEKPYTCSICGKGFNWKSYLAVHEKSHNEEESYICSVCGKSFHQRSNLLSHEKTHTQEKTHTCSICSKSFLHKVSLVRHERVHTGETPYKCSVCGKGCSGRTNLVSHERTHTEERPYPCSFCGKSFKQRSNLTSHERIHTGEMPFTCSLCGRSFGCKANLLGHMRTHTGEKPYACPICGKRFGNKSQVVIHERIHTGEKPYTCLVCGKRFKHRTSHTEHQKIHTQEKPYTCSVCSRRFSRKEHLIIHGRIHTGEKPYSCSLCEKSFKQKASLTSHERNHTGEKPHVCSVCSKGFNRRSNLLYHERIHTGEKPHLCTGCGKSFRSKAYLKRHEKIHMR from the exons ATGACGGAAAAGGAAGTTCTATCAGAGCCTGATCCAG AATTTCCTGATGTGATTGTAAAGCTGGAACAAGAGGAGGAGCCATGGGTCCTGGGTCACCAGAGGTGCGAGGATAGTCGAATCGTCCAAGGTACCAACTCAG GCCACGAACAAATGAAAGAAGACCATCTTCCATGGGAAATCATGAatgaagtaaaaacaaatgacgTATCCTTGGGAATAGCTAAAGGGAAtatctctcattatccaaagAAAGCATTTGTTTCTGTGAAGGAAGGGAGAGCAGAAAGGCAGCAAAGAAATGCCTTGGAGAAGCAAAAAGGAGAGACTTTATCTTGCTTGGGGAATGAAACTAAGAACACTGGGTTCCAAATGAGAGACCATAAACCTGGAAGAATGCTTCAAAAAGGGAGGGAACTGTTCAGACACTTAGATGGTGAGAAAAGATCTGCTTGGAAATATTACCTGATCACCCACAGAAAACGCCATCCGAGAGGTAAACTGCATGCATGTCTGGTCTGTGGGAAAAAATTCTTTCAGAGGTCACGTCTTATGAGACATGAGATAAATCATACAGGAGAGAAACTGTATCCATGCTCAGTCTGTGAGAAAAGCTTCAGTCAAGGATCCCATCTTATTCGCCATGAAAGGATCCATACAGGTGAAAAGCCCTATCCGTGCTCCGTCTGTGGCAAAAAATTAAGCCGTAAAGTACTCCTTATGAGACACGAAAAAATTCATACAGGGGAGAAACCTTGTAAGTGCTGTGTATGTGGCAACAGCTTCTGCCAGAGCTCTGGCCTTATTGCGCATCGGATCACCCACACAGGAGAAAAATCGCATGTATGCTTAGTCTGCGAGAAAGGCTTTAGTTACAAAGCAAAGCTTGTTAGACATGAGCAAACTCATATGAGAGAGAAACCATGTACATGTTCAGTCTGCGATAAGATGTTTAGTCAGTGCTCTGGCCTTCTTCAACATGAGAGGATTCATGCCAGCGAGGTTCCGTATACATGCTCAGTCTGTGGGGAAAGCTTCAGCCGTAAAGATTGTCTTCTGGGACACGAGGGGATCCATACAGCGGAAAAACCATATACTTGCTCAATCTGTGGGAAAGGCTTCAACTGGAAAAGTTACCTGGCTGTCCACGAAAAGAGCCACAATGAAGAGGAATCTTACATCTGCTCCGTCTGCGGGAAAAGCTTCCACCAAAGGTCAAATCTGCTAAGCCACGAAAAAACCCATACACAAGAAAAAACCCACACATGCTCCATTTGTAGCAAAAGCTTCCTCCATAAAGTCAGCCTGGTTCGGCATGAACGCGTCCACACAGGAGAGACGCCTTACAAATGCTCTGTCTGCGGGAAAGGCTGCAGTGGGCGAACGAACCTGGTTTCCCATGAAAGGACCCACACGGAAGAACGGCCGTACCCTTGCTCCTTCTGTGGCAAAAGCTTCAAGCAGCGATCCAACCTGACCAGCCACGAAAGGATCCATACGGGAGAGATGCCTTTTACGTGCTCCCTTTGCGGAAGAAGCTTTGGCTGCAAAGCAAACCTTCTTGGGCACAtgaggactcacacaggggagaagccgtacgCATGCCCCATTTGTGGGAAAAGGTTTGGAAACAAATCGCAGGTGGTGATACATGAgagaatccacacaggggagaaaccctacactTGCTTGGTATGCGGGAAGAGGTTCAAACACCGAACAAGCCATACTGAACACCAAAAAATCCATACGCAGGAGAAACCATACACATGCTCCGTCTGCAGCCGACGGTTCAGTCGTAAGGAGCACTTGATCATCCACGGGAGGATCCACACCGGAGAGAAGCCCTATTCGTGCTCCCTCTGCGAGAAGAGCTTCAAGCAGAAAGCAAGCCTTACTTCCCACGAGAGAAACCACACCGGAGAGAAGCCTCACGTCTGTTCTGTCTGCAGTAAAGGTTTCAATCGAAGATCAAACCTTCTCTATCATGAGAGAATCCATACGGGAGAAAAACCCCATCTGTGTACAGGCTGTGGGAAGAGTTTCAGGAGTAAAGCGTATTTGAAAAGGCATGAAAAAATCCACATGCGATAA
- the LOC134292285 gene encoding zinc finger protein 501-like — protein sequence MERSSQRGKGFLNIVVIKLEEEEDPVDENADSTDAHTGFLEEPTQLDEEEEPHNSDEEESESFPKTSEEFQGIVVEEDEDEEHPLEDSVTVTGGRTGFSDIMEGKELCNRESKKGSSVARNRSDKWKNSTLYKYLESGKYTADSPPLLRHPIDLIEEEEDSFQKPDFTPSSHFMRPPVIPTSERLHGFQEREKYFAETSALLMQDAGEKTYECQECSKSFPCIPDLVNHWKVHIGENACKCQEWGGCFSQAEHLGNHQEMHPGGEPGECLDWGKCFSYSAYLERHQKPEDVSKPYKCQDCGKGFASTAYLRRHMRVHSGVKPYKCQECGKSFSFSSHLVIHKRVHTGEKPYKCKECGKSFASSPQLANHQRIHTGEKPYKCQECGKCFTQSSHLMGHLSIHTGEKPYECQECRKCFARSSDLVYHWRVHTGEKPFKCEVCGKYFARNGHLKIHLRIHTGEKPYECLECGKAFARNSELVSHKKVHNALNMNFIDQLCLTNQ from the exons ATGGAGCGTTCATCACAGCGTGGCAAAG GATTTCTCAACATTGTTGTGATAAAActcgaggaagaggaggatccTGTGGATGAAAATGCAGACAGTACTGATGCCCATACAG GTTTTCTTGAGGAGCCCACACAGCTAGACGAAGAAGAGGAACCACACAACTCAGATGAAGAAGAATCAGAGAGCTTTCCGAAGACTAGTGAAG AATTTCAAGGTATTGTAGTtgaagaagatgaagatgagGAGCATCCCTTGGAAGATAGTGTAACTGTTACCGGTGGCCGTACAG GATTTTCTGACATAATGGAAGGCAAGGAGTTATGCAACCGGGAATCCAAAAAAGGCTCAAGTGTTGCTCGGAACCGGTCAG ATAAATGGAAGAATAGCACATTATACAAATACTTGGAGAGTGGAAAATATACAGCTGACAGTCCACCTCTTCTGAGGCACCCGATAGACCTTatagaagaggaagaagacagcTTCCAGAAGCCTGATTTCACTCCGAGTTCACACTTTATGAGACCTCCAGTAATCCCCACAAGTGAGAGATTGCATGGCTTCCAGGAGCGGGAGAAGTATTTTGCCGAAACGTCAGCTCTTCTGATGCAAGACGCAGGAGAGAAAACATATGAATGCCAGGAGTGTTCAAAAAGTTTCCCTTGCATTCCAGACCTTGTCAACCACTGGAAAGTCCACATAGGGGAGAATGCATGCAAGTGCCAGGAGTGGGGAGGGTGTTTTTCTCAAGCTGAACATCTTGGGAACCACCAAGAAATGCACCCAGGAGGAGAACCAGGCGAATGCCTAGATTGGGGAAAATGCTTCTCTTACAGTGCATACCTTGAGAGGCACCAGAAACCCGAAGATGTGtcgaaaccttataaatgccagGATTGTGGGAAAGGCTTTGCATCCACTGCATATCTTCGGCGGCACATGAGGGTCCACTCAGGGgtgaagccatacaaatgccaagaGTGTGGCAAATCTTTCTCTTTCAGTTCCCACCTGGTGATCCATAAgcgagtccacacaggagagaaaccgtacAAATGCAAGGAGTGTGGGAAATCATTTGCTTCGAGCCCACAACTTGCCAACCACCAAaggatccacactggggagaagccctataaatgccaggaatgtgggaaatgCTTCACCCAGAGCTCCCATCTCATGGGTCACCTGAgcattcacacaggggagaagccgtacgAGTGCCAGGAATGCAGGAAATGCTTCGCTCGCAGCTCAGACCTCGTCTACCACTggagagtccacacaggagagaagccgttTAAATGCGAGGTGTGCGGGAAATACTTCGCTCGGAATGGACATCTTAAGATCCACCTCAGAATTCATACGGGAGAGAAGCCGTAcgaatgcctggaatgtggaaaagCATTTGCTCGCAATTCGGAGCTGGTGAGCCACAAAAAGGTCCACAATGCTCTGAATATGAATTTTATTGACCAATTATGTTTAACAAACCAATAA
- the LOC100563312 gene encoding zinc finger protein 260 isoform X3: protein MTEKEVLSEPDPEFPDVIVKLEQEEEPWVLGHQRCEDSRIVQGTNSGYNIEIKQEQKEEPWMLAQPRFEENAITVDQLGHEQMKEDHLPWEIMNEVKTNDVSLGIAKGNISHYPKKAFVSVKEGRAERQQRNALEKQKGETLSCLGNETKNTGFQMRDHKPGRMLQKGRELFRHLDGEKRSAWKYYLITHRKRHPRGKLHACLVCGKKFFQRSRLMRHEINHTGEKLYPCSVCEKSFSQGSHLIRHERIHTGEKPYPCSVCGKKLSRKVLLMRHEKIHTGEKPCKCCVCGNSFCQSSGLIAHRITHTGEKSHVCLVCEKGFSYKAKLVRHEQTHMREKPCTCSVCDKMFSQCSGLLQHERIHASEVPYTCSVCGESFSRKDCLLGHEGIHTAEKPYTCSICGKGFNWKSYLAVHEKSHNEEESYICSVCGKSFHQRSNLLSHEKTHTQEKTHTCSICSKSFLHKVSLVRHERVHTGETPYKCSVCGKGCSGRTNLVSHERTHTEERPYPCSFCGKSFKQRSNLTSHERIHTGEMPFTCSLCGRSFGCKANLLGHMRTHTGEKPYACPICGKRFGNKSQVVIHERIHTGEKPYTCLVCGKRFKHRTSHTEHQKIHTQEKPYTCSVCSRRFSRKEHLIIHGRIHTGEKPYSCSLCEKSFKQKASLTSHERNHTGEKPHVCSVCSKGFNRRSNLLYHERIHTGEKPHLCTGCGKSFRSKAYLKRHEKIHMR from the exons ATGACGGAAAAGGAAGTTCTATCAGAGCCTGATCCAG AATTTCCTGATGTGATTGTAAAGCTGGAACAAGAGGAGGAGCCATGGGTCCTGGGTCACCAGAGGTGCGAGGATAGTCGAATCGTCCAAGGTACCAACTCAG GATATAACATAGAAATAAAGCAAGAGCAGAAAGAAGAACCATGGATGTTGGCTCAGCCAAGATTTGAAGAAAATGCTATCACTGTGGATCAGTTAG GCCACGAACAAATGAAAGAAGACCATCTTCCATGGGAAATCATGAatgaagtaaaaacaaatgacgTATCCTTGGGAATAGCTAAAGGGAAtatctctcattatccaaagAAAGCATTTGTTTCTGTGAAGGAAGGGAGAGCAGAAAGGCAGCAAAGAAATGCCTTGGAGAAGCAAAAAGGAGAGACTTTATCTTGCTTGGGGAATGAAACTAAGAACACTGGGTTCCAAATGAGAGACCATAAACCTGGAAGAATGCTTCAAAAAGGGAGGGAACTGTTCAGACACTTAGATGGTGAGAAAAGATCTGCTTGGAAATATTACCTGATCACCCACAGAAAACGCCATCCGAGAGGTAAACTGCATGCATGTCTGGTCTGTGGGAAAAAATTCTTTCAGAGGTCACGTCTTATGAGACATGAGATAAATCATACAGGAGAGAAACTGTATCCATGCTCAGTCTGTGAGAAAAGCTTCAGTCAAGGATCCCATCTTATTCGCCATGAAAGGATCCATACAGGTGAAAAGCCCTATCCGTGCTCCGTCTGTGGCAAAAAATTAAGCCGTAAAGTACTCCTTATGAGACACGAAAAAATTCATACAGGGGAGAAACCTTGTAAGTGCTGTGTATGTGGCAACAGCTTCTGCCAGAGCTCTGGCCTTATTGCGCATCGGATCACCCACACAGGAGAAAAATCGCATGTATGCTTAGTCTGCGAGAAAGGCTTTAGTTACAAAGCAAAGCTTGTTAGACATGAGCAAACTCATATGAGAGAGAAACCATGTACATGTTCAGTCTGCGATAAGATGTTTAGTCAGTGCTCTGGCCTTCTTCAACATGAGAGGATTCATGCCAGCGAGGTTCCGTATACATGCTCAGTCTGTGGGGAAAGCTTCAGCCGTAAAGATTGTCTTCTGGGACACGAGGGGATCCATACAGCGGAAAAACCATATACTTGCTCAATCTGTGGGAAAGGCTTCAACTGGAAAAGTTACCTGGCTGTCCACGAAAAGAGCCACAATGAAGAGGAATCTTACATCTGCTCCGTCTGCGGGAAAAGCTTCCACCAAAGGTCAAATCTGCTAAGCCACGAAAAAACCCATACACAAGAAAAAACCCACACATGCTCCATTTGTAGCAAAAGCTTCCTCCATAAAGTCAGCCTGGTTCGGCATGAACGCGTCCACACAGGAGAGACGCCTTACAAATGCTCTGTCTGCGGGAAAGGCTGCAGTGGGCGAACGAACCTGGTTTCCCATGAAAGGACCCACACGGAAGAACGGCCGTACCCTTGCTCCTTCTGTGGCAAAAGCTTCAAGCAGCGATCCAACCTGACCAGCCACGAAAGGATCCATACGGGAGAGATGCCTTTTACGTGCTCCCTTTGCGGAAGAAGCTTTGGCTGCAAAGCAAACCTTCTTGGGCACAtgaggactcacacaggggagaagccgtacgCATGCCCCATTTGTGGGAAAAGGTTTGGAAACAAATCGCAGGTGGTGATACATGAgagaatccacacaggggagaaaccctacactTGCTTGGTATGCGGGAAGAGGTTCAAACACCGAACAAGCCATACTGAACACCAAAAAATCCATACGCAGGAGAAACCATACACATGCTCCGTCTGCAGCCGACGGTTCAGTCGTAAGGAGCACTTGATCATCCACGGGAGGATCCACACCGGAGAGAAGCCCTATTCGTGCTCCCTCTGCGAGAAGAGCTTCAAGCAGAAAGCAAGCCTTACTTCCCACGAGAGAAACCACACCGGAGAGAAGCCTCACGTCTGTTCTGTCTGCAGTAAAGGTTTCAATCGAAGATCAAACCTTCTCTATCATGAGAGAATCCATACGGGAGAAAAACCCCATCTGTGTACAGGCTGTGGGAAGAGTTTCAGGAGTAAAGCGTATTTGAAAAGGCATGAAAAAATCCACATGCGATAA
- the LOC100563312 gene encoding zinc finger protein 260 isoform X1, translating to MTEKEVLSEPDPEFPDVIVKLEQEEEPWVLGHQRCEDSRIVQGTNSGYNIEIKQEQKEEPWMLAQPRFEENAITVDQLGFPGVIIKLEVKEERCTPDFHPFEESETVSSFPLGHEQMKEDHLPWEIMNEVKTNDVSLGIAKGNISHYPKKAFVSVKEGRAERQQRNALEKQKGETLSCLGNETKNTGFQMRDHKPGRMLQKGRELFRHLDGEKRSAWKYYLITHRKRHPRGKLHACLVCGKKFFQRSRLMRHEINHTGEKLYPCSVCEKSFSQGSHLIRHERIHTGEKPYPCSVCGKKLSRKVLLMRHEKIHTGEKPCKCCVCGNSFCQSSGLIAHRITHTGEKSHVCLVCEKGFSYKAKLVRHEQTHMREKPCTCSVCDKMFSQCSGLLQHERIHASEVPYTCSVCGESFSRKDCLLGHEGIHTAEKPYTCSICGKGFNWKSYLAVHEKSHNEEESYICSVCGKSFHQRSNLLSHEKTHTQEKTHTCSICSKSFLHKVSLVRHERVHTGETPYKCSVCGKGCSGRTNLVSHERTHTEERPYPCSFCGKSFKQRSNLTSHERIHTGEMPFTCSLCGRSFGCKANLLGHMRTHTGEKPYACPICGKRFGNKSQVVIHERIHTGEKPYTCLVCGKRFKHRTSHTEHQKIHTQEKPYTCSVCSRRFSRKEHLIIHGRIHTGEKPYSCSLCEKSFKQKASLTSHERNHTGEKPHVCSVCSKGFNRRSNLLYHERIHTGEKPHLCTGCGKSFRSKAYLKRHEKIHMR from the exons ATGACGGAAAAGGAAGTTCTATCAGAGCCTGATCCAG AATTTCCTGATGTGATTGTAAAGCTGGAACAAGAGGAGGAGCCATGGGTCCTGGGTCACCAGAGGTGCGAGGATAGTCGAATCGTCCAAGGTACCAACTCAG GATATAACATAGAAATAAAGCAAGAGCAGAAAGAAGAACCATGGATGTTGGCTCAGCCAAGATTTGAAGAAAATGCTATCACTGTGGATCAGTTAG GGTTCCCAGGTGTAATAATAAAACTAGAAGTAAAAGAGGAGAGATGTACCCCAGATTTCCATCCCTTTGAAGAAAGTGAGACTGTCTCCAGTTTCCCATTGG GCCACGAACAAATGAAAGAAGACCATCTTCCATGGGAAATCATGAatgaagtaaaaacaaatgacgTATCCTTGGGAATAGCTAAAGGGAAtatctctcattatccaaagAAAGCATTTGTTTCTGTGAAGGAAGGGAGAGCAGAAAGGCAGCAAAGAAATGCCTTGGAGAAGCAAAAAGGAGAGACTTTATCTTGCTTGGGGAATGAAACTAAGAACACTGGGTTCCAAATGAGAGACCATAAACCTGGAAGAATGCTTCAAAAAGGGAGGGAACTGTTCAGACACTTAGATGGTGAGAAAAGATCTGCTTGGAAATATTACCTGATCACCCACAGAAAACGCCATCCGAGAGGTAAACTGCATGCATGTCTGGTCTGTGGGAAAAAATTCTTTCAGAGGTCACGTCTTATGAGACATGAGATAAATCATACAGGAGAGAAACTGTATCCATGCTCAGTCTGTGAGAAAAGCTTCAGTCAAGGATCCCATCTTATTCGCCATGAAAGGATCCATACAGGTGAAAAGCCCTATCCGTGCTCCGTCTGTGGCAAAAAATTAAGCCGTAAAGTACTCCTTATGAGACACGAAAAAATTCATACAGGGGAGAAACCTTGTAAGTGCTGTGTATGTGGCAACAGCTTCTGCCAGAGCTCTGGCCTTATTGCGCATCGGATCACCCACACAGGAGAAAAATCGCATGTATGCTTAGTCTGCGAGAAAGGCTTTAGTTACAAAGCAAAGCTTGTTAGACATGAGCAAACTCATATGAGAGAGAAACCATGTACATGTTCAGTCTGCGATAAGATGTTTAGTCAGTGCTCTGGCCTTCTTCAACATGAGAGGATTCATGCCAGCGAGGTTCCGTATACATGCTCAGTCTGTGGGGAAAGCTTCAGCCGTAAAGATTGTCTTCTGGGACACGAGGGGATCCATACAGCGGAAAAACCATATACTTGCTCAATCTGTGGGAAAGGCTTCAACTGGAAAAGTTACCTGGCTGTCCACGAAAAGAGCCACAATGAAGAGGAATCTTACATCTGCTCCGTCTGCGGGAAAAGCTTCCACCAAAGGTCAAATCTGCTAAGCCACGAAAAAACCCATACACAAGAAAAAACCCACACATGCTCCATTTGTAGCAAAAGCTTCCTCCATAAAGTCAGCCTGGTTCGGCATGAACGCGTCCACACAGGAGAGACGCCTTACAAATGCTCTGTCTGCGGGAAAGGCTGCAGTGGGCGAACGAACCTGGTTTCCCATGAAAGGACCCACACGGAAGAACGGCCGTACCCTTGCTCCTTCTGTGGCAAAAGCTTCAAGCAGCGATCCAACCTGACCAGCCACGAAAGGATCCATACGGGAGAGATGCCTTTTACGTGCTCCCTTTGCGGAAGAAGCTTTGGCTGCAAAGCAAACCTTCTTGGGCACAtgaggactcacacaggggagaagccgtacgCATGCCCCATTTGTGGGAAAAGGTTTGGAAACAAATCGCAGGTGGTGATACATGAgagaatccacacaggggagaaaccctacactTGCTTGGTATGCGGGAAGAGGTTCAAACACCGAACAAGCCATACTGAACACCAAAAAATCCATACGCAGGAGAAACCATACACATGCTCCGTCTGCAGCCGACGGTTCAGTCGTAAGGAGCACTTGATCATCCACGGGAGGATCCACACCGGAGAGAAGCCCTATTCGTGCTCCCTCTGCGAGAAGAGCTTCAAGCAGAAAGCAAGCCTTACTTCCCACGAGAGAAACCACACCGGAGAGAAGCCTCACGTCTGTTCTGTCTGCAGTAAAGGTTTCAATCGAAGATCAAACCTTCTCTATCATGAGAGAATCCATACGGGAGAAAAACCCCATCTGTGTACAGGCTGTGGGAAGAGTTTCAGGAGTAAAGCGTATTTGAAAAGGCATGAAAAAATCCACATGCGATAA
- the LOC100563312 gene encoding zinc finger protein 260 isoform X2, translating to MTEKEVLSEPDPEFPDVIVKLEQEEEPWVLGHQRCEDSRIVQGTNSGFPGVIIKLEVKEERCTPDFHPFEESETVSSFPLGHEQMKEDHLPWEIMNEVKTNDVSLGIAKGNISHYPKKAFVSVKEGRAERQQRNALEKQKGETLSCLGNETKNTGFQMRDHKPGRMLQKGRELFRHLDGEKRSAWKYYLITHRKRHPRGKLHACLVCGKKFFQRSRLMRHEINHTGEKLYPCSVCEKSFSQGSHLIRHERIHTGEKPYPCSVCGKKLSRKVLLMRHEKIHTGEKPCKCCVCGNSFCQSSGLIAHRITHTGEKSHVCLVCEKGFSYKAKLVRHEQTHMREKPCTCSVCDKMFSQCSGLLQHERIHASEVPYTCSVCGESFSRKDCLLGHEGIHTAEKPYTCSICGKGFNWKSYLAVHEKSHNEEESYICSVCGKSFHQRSNLLSHEKTHTQEKTHTCSICSKSFLHKVSLVRHERVHTGETPYKCSVCGKGCSGRTNLVSHERTHTEERPYPCSFCGKSFKQRSNLTSHERIHTGEMPFTCSLCGRSFGCKANLLGHMRTHTGEKPYACPICGKRFGNKSQVVIHERIHTGEKPYTCLVCGKRFKHRTSHTEHQKIHTQEKPYTCSVCSRRFSRKEHLIIHGRIHTGEKPYSCSLCEKSFKQKASLTSHERNHTGEKPHVCSVCSKGFNRRSNLLYHERIHTGEKPHLCTGCGKSFRSKAYLKRHEKIHMR from the exons ATGACGGAAAAGGAAGTTCTATCAGAGCCTGATCCAG AATTTCCTGATGTGATTGTAAAGCTGGAACAAGAGGAGGAGCCATGGGTCCTGGGTCACCAGAGGTGCGAGGATAGTCGAATCGTCCAAGGTACCAACTCAG GGTTCCCAGGTGTAATAATAAAACTAGAAGTAAAAGAGGAGAGATGTACCCCAGATTTCCATCCCTTTGAAGAAAGTGAGACTGTCTCCAGTTTCCCATTGG GCCACGAACAAATGAAAGAAGACCATCTTCCATGGGAAATCATGAatgaagtaaaaacaaatgacgTATCCTTGGGAATAGCTAAAGGGAAtatctctcattatccaaagAAAGCATTTGTTTCTGTGAAGGAAGGGAGAGCAGAAAGGCAGCAAAGAAATGCCTTGGAGAAGCAAAAAGGAGAGACTTTATCTTGCTTGGGGAATGAAACTAAGAACACTGGGTTCCAAATGAGAGACCATAAACCTGGAAGAATGCTTCAAAAAGGGAGGGAACTGTTCAGACACTTAGATGGTGAGAAAAGATCTGCTTGGAAATATTACCTGATCACCCACAGAAAACGCCATCCGAGAGGTAAACTGCATGCATGTCTGGTCTGTGGGAAAAAATTCTTTCAGAGGTCACGTCTTATGAGACATGAGATAAATCATACAGGAGAGAAACTGTATCCATGCTCAGTCTGTGAGAAAAGCTTCAGTCAAGGATCCCATCTTATTCGCCATGAAAGGATCCATACAGGTGAAAAGCCCTATCCGTGCTCCGTCTGTGGCAAAAAATTAAGCCGTAAAGTACTCCTTATGAGACACGAAAAAATTCATACAGGGGAGAAACCTTGTAAGTGCTGTGTATGTGGCAACAGCTTCTGCCAGAGCTCTGGCCTTATTGCGCATCGGATCACCCACACAGGAGAAAAATCGCATGTATGCTTAGTCTGCGAGAAAGGCTTTAGTTACAAAGCAAAGCTTGTTAGACATGAGCAAACTCATATGAGAGAGAAACCATGTACATGTTCAGTCTGCGATAAGATGTTTAGTCAGTGCTCTGGCCTTCTTCAACATGAGAGGATTCATGCCAGCGAGGTTCCGTATACATGCTCAGTCTGTGGGGAAAGCTTCAGCCGTAAAGATTGTCTTCTGGGACACGAGGGGATCCATACAGCGGAAAAACCATATACTTGCTCAATCTGTGGGAAAGGCTTCAACTGGAAAAGTTACCTGGCTGTCCACGAAAAGAGCCACAATGAAGAGGAATCTTACATCTGCTCCGTCTGCGGGAAAAGCTTCCACCAAAGGTCAAATCTGCTAAGCCACGAAAAAACCCATACACAAGAAAAAACCCACACATGCTCCATTTGTAGCAAAAGCTTCCTCCATAAAGTCAGCCTGGTTCGGCATGAACGCGTCCACACAGGAGAGACGCCTTACAAATGCTCTGTCTGCGGGAAAGGCTGCAGTGGGCGAACGAACCTGGTTTCCCATGAAAGGACCCACACGGAAGAACGGCCGTACCCTTGCTCCTTCTGTGGCAAAAGCTTCAAGCAGCGATCCAACCTGACCAGCCACGAAAGGATCCATACGGGAGAGATGCCTTTTACGTGCTCCCTTTGCGGAAGAAGCTTTGGCTGCAAAGCAAACCTTCTTGGGCACAtgaggactcacacaggggagaagccgtacgCATGCCCCATTTGTGGGAAAAGGTTTGGAAACAAATCGCAGGTGGTGATACATGAgagaatccacacaggggagaaaccctacactTGCTTGGTATGCGGGAAGAGGTTCAAACACCGAACAAGCCATACTGAACACCAAAAAATCCATACGCAGGAGAAACCATACACATGCTCCGTCTGCAGCCGACGGTTCAGTCGTAAGGAGCACTTGATCATCCACGGGAGGATCCACACCGGAGAGAAGCCCTATTCGTGCTCCCTCTGCGAGAAGAGCTTCAAGCAGAAAGCAAGCCTTACTTCCCACGAGAGAAACCACACCGGAGAGAAGCCTCACGTCTGTTCTGTCTGCAGTAAAGGTTTCAATCGAAGATCAAACCTTCTCTATCATGAGAGAATCCATACGGGAGAAAAACCCCATCTGTGTACAGGCTGTGGGAAGAGTTTCAGGAGTAAAGCGTATTTGAAAAGGCATGAAAAAATCCACATGCGATAA